The following are from one region of the Melaminivora suipulveris genome:
- the rpsM gene encoding 30S ribosomal protein S13, giving the protein MARIAGINIPPHQHAEVGLTAIYGIGRTRARKICDACGIAYSKKVKELTDADLEKIRDQIAQFTIEGDLRRETTMNIKRLMDIGCYRGFRHRRGLPMRGQRTRTNARTRKGPRKGAAALKK; this is encoded by the coding sequence ATGGCTCGTATCGCTGGTATCAATATTCCGCCCCATCAACATGCCGAGGTTGGCCTCACGGCCATCTATGGCATCGGGCGCACCCGTGCTCGCAAGATCTGCGACGCATGCGGCATCGCTTATTCCAAGAAGGTCAAGGAATTGACCGACGCCGATCTCGAAAAGATCCGGGACCAGATCGCCCAGTTCACCATCGAAGGTGACCTGCGCCGAGAGACAACGATGAACATCAAGCGTTTGATGGACATCGGTTGCTACCGGGGCTTCCGTCACCGCCGCGGTCTGCCGATGCGCGGTCAGCGCACCCGCACCAACGCCCGCACCCGCAAGGGTCCGCGCAAGGGCGCAGCGGCACTGAAGAAGTGA
- the rpmJ gene encoding 50S ribosomal protein L36 yields the protein MRVSASVKKICRNCKIIRRKGVVRVICTDQRHKQRQG from the coding sequence ATGAGAGTTTCGGCTTCGGTGAAGAAGATCTGCCGCAACTGCAAAATCATCCGCCGCAAGGGCGTTGTGCGCGTGATCTGCACGGATCAGCGCCACAAGCAGCGCCAGGGTTGA
- the secY gene encoding preprotein translocase subunit SecY: protein MATNAAQLAKTGKFGDLRRRLVFLLLALVVYRLGTHVPVPGIDPTQLQQLFNSQQGGILNLFNMFSGGALSRFSVFALGIMPYISASIIMQLMTYVLPAFEQLKKEGEAGRRKTTQYTRYGTVGLALFQSLGIAVALESQAGLVIDPGFGFRLTSVVTLTTGTMFLMWLGEQITERGLGNGISILIFAGIAAGLPSAMGGMLELVRTGAMSIIAAIFIVFLVGAVTYFVVFVERGQRKILVNYARRQVGNKVYGGQSSHLPLKLNMAGVIPPIFASSIILLPATVVNWFSAGESMRWLRDIAGTLTPGQPIYVLLYATAIIFFCFFYTALVFNSRETADNLKKSGAFIPGIRPGEHTARYIDKILLRLTLVGAIYITFVCLLPEFLILKYNVPFYFGGTSLLIIVVVTMDFMAQVQNYLMSQQYESLLKKANFRTNAG, encoded by the coding sequence GTGGCAACGAACGCAGCCCAACTGGCGAAGACCGGCAAGTTCGGCGACCTTCGCCGACGCCTGGTCTTTCTGCTGCTCGCGCTGGTCGTGTACCGCCTGGGCACGCACGTGCCCGTGCCGGGCATCGACCCGACGCAGCTGCAGCAGTTGTTCAACAGCCAGCAGGGCGGCATCCTGAACCTGTTCAACATGTTCTCGGGCGGGGCGCTGTCGCGCTTCTCGGTCTTCGCTCTGGGGATCATGCCGTACATCTCGGCATCGATCATCATGCAGCTGATGACGTACGTGCTGCCCGCGTTCGAGCAGTTGAAGAAGGAAGGGGAGGCGGGCCGGCGCAAGACGACGCAGTACACGCGTTACGGCACGGTGGGCCTGGCCCTGTTCCAGTCGCTGGGCATCGCCGTGGCGCTGGAGAGCCAGGCCGGCCTGGTCATTGATCCGGGCTTCGGCTTTCGCCTGACGTCCGTGGTCACGCTGACCACGGGCACCATGTTCCTGATGTGGCTGGGTGAGCAGATCACCGAGCGGGGCCTGGGCAACGGCATTTCGATCCTGATCTTCGCCGGCATCGCCGCCGGCCTGCCCAGCGCCATGGGTGGCATGCTGGAGTTGGTGCGCACCGGTGCCATGAGCATCATCGCAGCCATCTTCATCGTGTTCCTGGTGGGCGCGGTGACCTACTTCGTAGTGTTCGTCGAGCGCGGGCAGCGCAAGATCCTGGTGAACTACGCACGCCGTCAGGTGGGCAACAAGGTCTACGGCGGTCAGTCGTCGCACCTGCCGCTCAAGCTGAACATGGCAGGCGTCATCCCGCCGATCTTCGCGTCGTCGATCATCTTGCTGCCGGCCACGGTGGTGAACTGGTTCAGCGCAGGCGAGTCCATGCGCTGGCTGCGCGACATCGCCGGCACGCTCACGCCAGGCCAGCCGATCTACGTGCTGCTGTACGCAACGGCCATCATCTTCTTCTGTTTCTTCTATACCGCGCTGGTGTTCAACAGCCGCGAGACGGCGGACAACCTGAAGAAGAGCGGGGCCTTCATACCCGGCATCCGTCCTGGCGAGCACACGGCGCGCTATATCGACAAGATCCTGCTGCGCCTGACACTGGTGGGGGCGATCTACATCACCTTCGTGTGCCTGCTGCCTGAGTTCCTGATCCTGAAGTACAACGTTCCGTTCTACTTCGGCGGCACGTCGCTGTTGATCATCGTGGTCGTCACCATGGACTTCATGGCCCAGGTGCAGAACTACCTGATGAGCCAGCAGTACGAGTCGCTGCTCAAGAAGGCGAACTTCAGGACCAACGCCGGTTGA
- the rplO gene encoding 50S ribosomal protein L15, whose translation MELNSIQPAAGAKHAARRVGRGIGSGLGKTAGRGHKGQKSRSGGYHKVGFEGGQMPLQRRLPKRGFKSHLLKYNAEVTLTALGRLDAAEVDMLALKKAGLVDELTRVVKVIKSGEITRAVKLSGIGATAGAKAAIEAAGGSVA comes from the coding sequence ATGGAACTCAACAGCATCCAGCCCGCCGCTGGCGCCAAGCACGCGGCACGCCGCGTCGGACGCGGCATCGGCTCCGGCCTGGGCAAGACGGCCGGTCGCGGCCACAAGGGCCAGAAATCGCGTTCGGGCGGCTACCACAAGGTCGGCTTCGAAGGCGGCCAGATGCCCCTGCAGCGCCGACTGCCCAAGCGCGGCTTCAAGTCGCATCTGCTCAAGTACAACGCCGAGGTGACGCTCACGGCTCTGGGCCGTCTGGACGCCGCCGAGGTGGACATGCTGGCACTGAAGAAGGCCGGCCTCGTCGATGAGCTGACCCGCGTGGTCAAGGTCATCAAGAGCGGCGAGATCACCCGCGCGGTGAAGTTGTCGGGCATCGGCGCCACAGCCGGCGCCAAGGCCGCCATCGAGGCGGCCGGCGGCAGCGTCGCCTGA
- the rpmD gene encoding 50S ribosomal protein L30, with amino-acid sequence MATQEQTVKIQLVRSPIGTKESHRATIRGLGLRKLNSVSELKDTPEVRGMINKISYLVKVL; translated from the coding sequence ATGGCAACGCAAGAACAAACCGTGAAGATTCAACTGGTGCGCAGCCCCATCGGCACCAAGGAATCGCATCGCGCCACCATCCGCGGCCTGGGCCTGCGCAAGCTCAACAGCGTGAGCGAGCTCAAGGACACGCCTGAAGTGCGCGGCATGATCAACAAGATCAGCTATCTGGTCAAAGTCCTGTAA
- the rpsE gene encoding 30S ribosomal protein S5 — translation MAKFQPRVQDEGRDDGLREKMIAVNRVTKVVKGGRILGFAALTVVGDGDGRIGMGKGKSKEVPAAVQKAMEEARRKLFKVSLKDGTIHHQVTGHHGAARVMMAPAPKGTGIIAGGPMRAVFEVMGITDIVAKSHGSSNPYNMVRATLDALANSTTPAEVAAKRGKSVEDLFAA, via the coding sequence ATGGCTAAATTTCAACCCCGTGTGCAGGACGAAGGTCGCGACGACGGTCTGCGCGAGAAGATGATCGCGGTCAACCGCGTGACCAAGGTCGTCAAGGGTGGTCGCATCCTGGGCTTTGCCGCGCTGACCGTGGTCGGTGATGGCGATGGCCGCATCGGCATGGGCAAGGGCAAGTCCAAGGAAGTGCCCGCCGCCGTGCAAAAGGCCATGGAGGAGGCCCGCCGCAAGCTGTTCAAGGTGTCCTTGAAGGACGGCACCATCCACCACCAGGTGACCGGCCACCACGGCGCGGCCCGCGTGATGATGGCGCCCGCTCCCAAGGGCACCGGCATCATTGCCGGCGGCCCGATGCGCGCCGTCTTCGAGGTCATGGGCATCACCGACATCGTCGCCAAGAGCCACGGCTCGTCCAATCCCTACAACATGGTGCGTGCAACGCTGGACGCTCTGGCCAACTCCACCACGCCGGCCGAGGTGGCCGCCAAGCGTGGCAAGTCGGTCGAAGACCTGTTTGCCGCTTAA
- the rplR gene encoding 50S ribosomal protein L18, producing the protein MLNKKEQRLRRARQTRIRIAQQGVARLTVHRTNLHIYASVISEDGARVLATASTLEAELRQSLGGAGKGGNAAAASEVGKRIAEKAKAAGIERVAFDRAGFAYHGRVKALAEAAREAGLQF; encoded by the coding sequence ATGCTGAACAAGAAAGAGCAGCGTCTTCGCCGGGCCCGTCAGACCCGCATCCGCATCGCCCAGCAGGGCGTGGCGCGTCTGACCGTGCACCGCACCAACCTCCACATCTACGCCAGCGTCATCTCCGAAGATGGTGCGCGCGTGCTGGCCACCGCCTCGACGCTGGAAGCCGAGCTGCGCCAGTCGCTGGGCGGCGCAGGCAAGGGCGGCAATGCCGCCGCTGCCAGCGAAGTCGGCAAGCGCATCGCCGAGAAGGCCAAGGCGGCCGGCATCGAGCGCGTGGCCTTCGACCGCGCCGGCTTTGCCTACCACGGCCGCGTCAAGGCCCTGGCCGAAGCCGCCCGCGAGGCCGGCCTGCAGTTCTAA
- the rplF gene encoding 50S ribosomal protein L6 translates to MSRVGKSPVAIPQGVDVAVSAEQISVKGAGGSLSLAQNNLVKVSQADGKLTFAPADESREANAMSGTIRQLVNNMVVGVSRGFEKKLTLVGVGFKAAASGSKLNLNIGFSHPVNFDMPAGITVATPTPTEVVIKGADRQVVGQLAAEIRAARPPEPYKGKGIRYADERVTIKETKKK, encoded by the coding sequence ATGTCCCGAGTAGGCAAATCCCCCGTGGCCATCCCGCAAGGCGTGGATGTGGCCGTGAGCGCCGAGCAGATCAGCGTCAAGGGCGCCGGCGGCTCGCTGTCGCTGGCACAAAACAATCTGGTCAAGGTCTCGCAGGCCGACGGCAAGCTGACTTTCGCTCCGGCCGACGAGTCGCGCGAGGCCAACGCCATGAGCGGCACCATCCGCCAGCTGGTGAACAACATGGTCGTCGGCGTCAGCCGCGGCTTCGAGAAGAAGCTGACCCTGGTCGGCGTGGGTTTCAAGGCTGCGGCGTCGGGTTCCAAGCTGAACCTGAACATCGGCTTTTCTCACCCCGTGAACTTCGACATGCCCGCCGGTATCACCGTGGCCACCCCGACTCCGACCGAGGTCGTGATCAAGGGTGCCGACCGCCAGGTGGTGGGCCAGCTGGCCGCCGAGATCCGCGCCGCCCGTCCACCCGAGCCCTACAAGGGCAAGGGCATCCGCTATGCGGACGAGCGCGTCACGATCAAAGAGACCAAGAAGAAATAA
- the rpsH gene encoding 30S ribosomal protein S8, translating to MSMSDPIADLLTRIRNAQMVSKSTVSVPSSKVKVAIAQVLKDEGYIDGFEVKSEAGKSELQIALKYYAGRPVIERIERVSRPGLRVYKGSAAIPQVMNGLGVAIVTTPKGVMTDRKARATGVGGEVLCYVA from the coding sequence ATGAGCATGAGTGATCCCATCGCTGACTTGCTGACCCGCATCCGCAATGCGCAGATGGTCTCCAAGTCCACCGTGTCGGTGCCATCTTCCAAAGTGAAGGTTGCCATCGCCCAGGTGCTCAAGGACGAGGGCTACATCGACGGTTTCGAAGTCAAGAGCGAAGCCGGCAAGTCCGAACTGCAAATCGCCCTGAAGTACTACGCCGGCCGTCCGGTCATCGAGCGCATCGAGCGCGTGAGCCGCCCCGGCCTGCGCGTGTACAAGGGCTCGGCCGCCATCCCCCAGGTCATGAACGGTCTGGGCGTGGCCATCGTCACCACCCCCAAGGGCGTGATGACCGATCGCAAGGCACGCGCCACCGGTGTCGGCGGCGAAGTGCTGTGCTACGTGGCCTGA
- the rpsN gene encoding 30S ribosomal protein S14: protein MAKKSLIERELKREKLVAKYAAKHAELKSIAGDAKRSDEEREAARLGLQQLPRNANPTRLVNRCELTGRPRGVFRQFGLARHKIRELAFAGDIPGVTKASW from the coding sequence ATGGCTAAAAAATCCCTGATCGAGCGCGAACTCAAGCGCGAAAAGCTGGTCGCCAAGTACGCTGCCAAGCACGCGGAACTGAAGTCCATCGCGGGCGACGCCAAGCGCTCCGACGAAGAGCGCGAAGCCGCGCGCCTGGGCCTGCAGCAGCTGCCGCGCAACGCCAACCCGACACGTCTGGTCAACCGCTGCGAGCTCACCGGCCGTCCGCGTGGCGTGTTCCGCCAGTTCGGCCTGGCCCGTCACAAGATCCGCGAACTGGCTTTTGCCGGTGACATCCCCGGTGTCACCAAGGCCAGCTGGTAA
- the rplE gene encoding 50S ribosomal protein L5: protein MARLQQIYRDKIAPELKEKFGYQSVMEVPRLTKITLNMGVGEAVADKKIMDNAVADLTKIAGQKPVVTKAKRAIAGFKIREGQPIGCMVTLRGVRMYEFLDRFVTVALPRVRDFRGISGRAFDGRGNYNIGVKEQIIFPEIEYDKVDALRGLNISITTTARNDEEAKALLAGFRFPFKN from the coding sequence ATGGCACGACTGCAACAAATCTACCGCGACAAGATCGCGCCCGAACTGAAGGAAAAGTTCGGCTACCAATCCGTCATGGAAGTCCCGCGCCTGACCAAGATCACCCTGAACATGGGTGTGGGCGAGGCCGTGGCCGACAAGAAGATCATGGACAACGCCGTGGCCGATCTCACCAAGATCGCCGGCCAAAAGCCCGTGGTCACCAAGGCCAAGCGCGCCATCGCCGGCTTCAAGATCCGCGAAGGTCAGCCGATTGGCTGCATGGTCACGCTGCGCGGCGTGCGCATGTACGAATTCCTGGACCGTTTCGTCACCGTGGCCCTGCCGCGCGTGCGCGACTTCCGCGGCATCTCGGGCCGTGCCTTTGACGGCCGCGGCAACTACAACATTGGCGTCAAGGAGCAGATCATCTTCCCCGAGATCGAGTACGACAAGGTGGATGCCCTGCGTGGTCTGAACATCAGCATCACCACGACGGCCAGGAACGACGAAGAAGCCAAGGCACTGCTGGCCGGCTTCCGTTTCCCGTTCAAGAACTGA
- the rplX gene encoding 50S ribosomal protein L24 gives MNKIRKGDEVIVLTGRDKGKRGTVALRKDDSHLVIEGINLVKKHVKPNPMKGTTGGIVEKAMPIHQSNVAIFNAATGRADRVGIKVQADGTRVRVFKSSGAEIKTA, from the coding sequence ATGAACAAGATCCGCAAGGGCGATGAAGTCATCGTGCTGACCGGTCGCGACAAGGGCAAGCGCGGCACCGTCGCGCTGCGCAAGGACGACTCGCACCTGGTCATCGAAGGCATCAACCTGGTCAAGAAGCACGTCAAGCCCAATCCCATGAAGGGCACCACCGGCGGCATCGTGGAAAAGGCCATGCCCATCCACCAGTCCAACGTGGCCATCTTCAACGCCGCCACCGGCCGCGCCGACCGCGTCGGCATCAAGGTGCAGGCCGACGGCACGCGCGTGCGCGTCTTCAAGTCCAGCGGCGCCGAGATCAAGACGGCTTAA
- the rplN gene encoding 50S ribosomal protein L14: MIQTESRLEVADNTGAKSVLCIKVLGGSKRRYASVGDIIKVSVKEAAPRGRVKKGEIYSAVVVRTAKGIRRADGSLVKFDGNAAVLLNAKLEPIGTRIFGPVTRELRSERFMKIVSLAPEVL, translated from the coding sequence ATGATCCAGACAGAATCTCGACTAGAGGTTGCCGACAACACCGGCGCCAAGTCCGTCCTGTGCATCAAGGTGCTGGGTGGCTCCAAGCGCCGTTATGCCAGCGTCGGCGACATCATCAAGGTCAGCGTGAAGGAAGCCGCTCCGCGTGGTCGCGTCAAGAAGGGCGAGATCTACAGCGCAGTGGTGGTCCGCACCGCCAAGGGCATCCGCCGCGCGGATGGCTCGCTCGTGAAGTTCGACGGCAACGCCGCCGTGCTGCTCAACGCCAAGCTCGAGCCCATCGGCACCCGCATCTTCGGCCCCGTGACGCGCGAATTGCGCTCCGAGCGCTTCATGAAGATCGTGTCCCTGGCTCCTGAAGTGCTGTAA
- a CDS encoding glycerol-3-phosphate dehydrogenase/oxidase gives MTSDTTDPLPTDRTALLAQLAQPHTYDLAVVGGGATGLGVALDAAARGFSVVLLESHDFAKGTSSRATKLVHGGVRYLAQGNIALVREALHERTTLLANAPHLAQPLAFVMPSYKLWETPFYGTGLKMYDALAGKAGLGDTQLLGRMETLRCLPTAVAEGLKGGVKYWDGQFDDARLALALARTAAAKGALLVNYCPVTDLLYDAGKIAGVVCEDVETRRSFQVRARCVVNAAGVWVDALRQRDGAQAGRQLAPMVAPSQGVHLVVDRDFLPSDHALMVPKTADGRVLFAVPWLGKLILGTTDTPRHDLAREPVAMRDEVAFILGEAARYLRRAPRAQDVRSIWVGLRPLVKPQGEDGGNTKRISREHTVIASASGLVTVTGGKWTTYRAMAEDVLDKCFEARLLPRRAGGVTVALPLVGAPPSRPRQGMHLPQGLHSYGTEAAAVAALPGTDVVLADGFTEAMVRWAVRHEYARTVEDVLARRTRVLFLDARLAQALAPRVAQILGEELPGHDPQLAPFLELALQYATVPG, from the coding sequence ATGACTTCCGACACCACCGACCCTTTGCCGACCGACCGCACCGCGCTGCTCGCGCAGCTCGCCCAGCCGCACACCTATGACCTGGCGGTGGTCGGCGGCGGCGCCACCGGCCTGGGCGTGGCGCTGGATGCGGCGGCGCGCGGCTTTTCCGTGGTGCTGCTGGAGTCGCACGACTTCGCCAAGGGCACTTCGTCGCGCGCCACCAAGTTGGTGCATGGCGGCGTGCGCTATCTGGCCCAGGGCAACATCGCTCTGGTGCGCGAAGCCCTGCACGAGCGCACCACGCTGCTTGCCAACGCCCCGCACCTGGCGCAGCCGCTGGCCTTCGTCATGCCGTCCTACAAGCTGTGGGAGACGCCGTTCTACGGCACGGGCCTGAAGATGTACGACGCGCTGGCCGGCAAGGCGGGCCTGGGCGATACGCAGCTGCTGGGCCGGATGGAGACGCTGCGCTGCCTGCCCACCGCAGTGGCCGAAGGCCTCAAGGGCGGCGTCAAGTATTGGGATGGGCAATTCGACGATGCCCGCCTGGCCCTGGCGCTGGCGCGCACGGCGGCCGCCAAGGGGGCGCTTTTGGTCAACTACTGCCCGGTGACCGATTTGCTGTATGACGCCGGCAAGATCGCCGGGGTGGTCTGCGAAGACGTCGAGACGCGGCGCAGTTTCCAAGTGCGGGCACGCTGCGTGGTCAATGCCGCGGGTGTGTGGGTCGATGCCCTGCGCCAGCGCGACGGCGCGCAGGCCGGCCGCCAACTGGCGCCCATGGTCGCGCCCAGCCAGGGCGTGCACTTGGTGGTGGACCGTGACTTCCTGCCCAGCGACCATGCGCTGATGGTGCCCAAGACGGCCGACGGCCGCGTCCTGTTTGCCGTGCCGTGGCTGGGCAAGCTGATCCTGGGCACGACCGACACGCCGCGCCACGATCTGGCGCGCGAGCCGGTGGCCATGCGGGACGAGGTTGCCTTCATCCTGGGCGAGGCAGCGCGCTACCTGCGCCGTGCGCCCCGGGCGCAGGATGTGCGCAGCATCTGGGTCGGCCTGCGCCCCCTGGTCAAGCCGCAGGGCGAGGACGGTGGCAACACCAAGCGCATCAGCCGTGAGCACACGGTGATTGCCAGCGCCAGCGGCCTGGTCACCGTGACCGGTGGCAAGTGGACCACCTACCGCGCCATGGCCGAGGATGTGCTGGACAAGTGCTTCGAGGCCCGATTGCTGCCGCGCCGTGCGGGCGGCGTGACGGTGGCTCTGCCACTGGTGGGCGCGCCGCCCTCCAGGCCACGCCAGGGCATGCATCTGCCGCAGGGCCTGCACTCCTACGGGACCGAGGCCGCTGCGGTGGCGGCCTTGCCGGGAACCGACGTGGTTCTGGCCGATGGCTTCACCGAAGCCATGGTGCGCTGGGCCGTGCGGCATGAATATGCGCGCACCGTCGAGGACGTGCTGGCGCGCCGCACCCGGGTGCTGTTCCTCGACGCACGCCTGGCGCAGGCACTGGCGCCGCGCGTGGCGCAGATCCTCGGCGAGGAGCTGCCCGGCCATGATCCGCAACTGGCCCCCTTCCTGGAGCTTGCCCTGCAGTACGCCACCGTGCCCGGTTGA
- the glpK gene encoding glycerol kinase GlpK: MTQTYLLALDQGTSSSRSIVFDAGGHVVAQAQLELPQIYPRPGWVEHDAREIWRTQLATARQALAQAGITAAQVRAIGITNQRETTLVWDRRTGAPIHHAIVWQDRRAEPACARLREQGHEALIRQKTGLLIDAYFSATKLQWLLEHVPGARTAAEAGELAFGTIDSWLIWQLTGGARHVTDVSNASRTMLLNVHSNQWDDELLALLNIPRALMPEVLPSASLEFGSTAPELLGSAIPIAGVAGDQQSALFGQACFSAGMAKNTYGTGCFMLMHTGQRFQQSENGLLTTSAAQTTDAPEYALEGSVFVGGAVVQWLRDGLHAIRASSEVQQLAESVPDSGGVMMVPAFTGLGAPYWQPDARGTITGLTRGSTLAHIARAALESIAYQSAALLGAMSRDAVAAGGAPVSELRVDGGACVNDLLMQFQADLLGIPVVRPQCVETTALGAAYLAGLASGVYAGKDELAALWRAERRFVPTMAREQAQSLMARWEHAVAQAVLQPQKSIKQ, encoded by the coding sequence ATGACCCAGACCTACCTGCTGGCCCTCGACCAGGGCACCTCCAGCTCGCGCTCCATCGTCTTCGATGCGGGCGGCCACGTCGTCGCCCAGGCCCAGCTGGAGCTGCCGCAGATCTACCCGCGCCCCGGCTGGGTGGAGCACGACGCGCGCGAGATCTGGCGCACGCAGCTGGCCACCGCGCGCCAGGCGCTGGCGCAGGCCGGCATCACCGCGGCGCAGGTGCGCGCCATCGGCATCACCAACCAGCGCGAGACCACGCTGGTGTGGGACCGCAGGACCGGCGCGCCCATCCACCACGCCATCGTCTGGCAGGACCGGCGTGCCGAGCCCGCCTGCGCGCGGCTGCGCGAGCAGGGCCACGAGGCGCTGATCCGCCAAAAGACCGGCCTGCTGATCGACGCCTATTTCTCCGCCACCAAACTGCAATGGCTGCTGGAGCACGTGCCCGGCGCCCGCACCGCCGCCGAGGCCGGCGAGCTGGCTTTTGGCACCATCGACAGCTGGCTGATCTGGCAGCTCACGGGCGGCGCACGCCACGTCACCGACGTGAGCAATGCCAGCCGCACCATGCTGCTGAACGTGCATAGCAACCAGTGGGACGACGAACTGCTGGCGCTCTTGAACATCCCGCGCGCGCTGATGCCCGAGGTGCTGCCCTCGGCCAGCCTGGAGTTCGGCAGCACGGCGCCCGAGCTGCTGGGCAGCGCCATCCCAATAGCCGGCGTGGCCGGCGACCAGCAAAGCGCGCTCTTCGGCCAGGCCTGTTTTTCCGCCGGCATGGCCAAGAACACCTACGGCACGGGTTGCTTCATGCTGATGCACACCGGCCAGCGTTTCCAGCAAAGCGAAAACGGCCTGCTGACCACCAGCGCCGCGCAGACCACCGATGCGCCCGAGTACGCGCTGGAGGGCAGCGTCTTCGTCGGCGGCGCCGTGGTGCAGTGGCTGCGCGACGGCCTGCACGCCATCCGCGCCAGCAGCGAGGTCCAGCAGCTGGCCGAGAGCGTGCCCGACTCGGGCGGCGTGATGATGGTGCCGGCCTTCACCGGCCTGGGAGCGCCGTATTGGCAGCCCGATGCGCGCGGCACCATCACGGGCCTGACCCGCGGCAGCACGCTGGCGCACATCGCGCGCGCGGCGCTGGAATCCATCGCCTACCAGAGCGCCGCGCTGCTCGGCGCCATGAGCCGCGACGCCGTCGCCGCCGGCGGCGCGCCGGTGTCCGAGCTGCGCGTGGACGGCGGCGCCTGCGTGAACGATCTGCTGATGCAGTTCCAGGCCGACCTGCTGGGCATTCCCGTGGTGCGCCCGCAGTGCGTGGAGACGACCGCCCTGGGCGCCGCCTATCTCGCAGGTCTTGCCAGCGGGGTGTACGCCGGCAAGGACGAGCTGGCCGCCCTGTGGCGCGCCGAGCGCCGCTTCGTGCCGACCATGGCGCGCGAGCAGGCGCAAAGCCTCATGGCGCGTTGGGAACATGCCGTGGCTCAGGCCGTACTGCAGCCCCAAAAATCAATAAAACAATAG
- the proC gene encoding pyrroline-5-carboxylate reductase, translated as MNPTATPPSLDTPIAFIGGGNMASALIGGLLRRGLPTGQLEVVEPFEPARQALHASFGLAAQAAPAQALARASLVIWAVKPQTFAEAAHGARAHLAPGALHLSVAAGITTDSIARWLGSGRIVRAMPNTPALVGKGMTGLYARAAVDAAGRALVEQVLEPTGQTLWVQEEAQLDAVTALSGSGPAYVFLFLEAMQRAGAEMGLPAQQARQLAVATFQGAAELAARSHEELTVLRQRVTSPGGTTHAAITRMQEAGVPEHFIAAMHAAEQRARELAIQFGA; from the coding sequence ATGAATCCCACCGCCACGCCCCCCTCGCTCGACACTCCCATCGCCTTCATCGGCGGCGGCAACATGGCCAGCGCGCTGATAGGCGGGCTGCTGCGGCGCGGTCTGCCCACCGGCCAACTCGAAGTGGTCGAACCCTTCGAACCTGCGCGCCAGGCCTTGCATGCCAGCTTCGGACTGGCGGCACAGGCGGCGCCCGCACAAGCGCTGGCGCGCGCCAGCCTGGTGATCTGGGCCGTCAAGCCACAGACCTTTGCCGAGGCCGCACACGGCGCCAGGGCGCATCTGGCGCCGGGCGCCCTCCACCTGAGCGTGGCCGCCGGCATCACCACCGACAGCATCGCCCGCTGGCTGGGCAGCGGGCGCATCGTGCGCGCCATGCCCAACACGCCGGCGCTGGTCGGCAAGGGCATGACCGGGCTTTACGCGCGCGCCGCCGTCGATGCGGCCGGCCGTGCGCTGGTCGAGCAGGTGCTGGAGCCCACCGGTCAGACGCTGTGGGTGCAGGAAGAAGCCCAGCTCGATGCAGTGACCGCGCTGTCCGGCTCCGGCCCGGCCTACGTCTTCCTGTTCCTGGAGGCCATGCAGCGCGCCGGCGCCGAGATGGGCCTGCCCGCGCAGCAGGCGCGCCAGCTGGCCGTGGCCACGTTCCAGGGCGCGGCGGAGCTGGCGGCGCGCTCGCATGAGGAGCTGACGGTGCTGCGCCAGCGCGTGACCAGCCCCGGCGGCACCACGCATGCGGCCATCACGCGCATGCAGGAGGCCGGTGTGCCGGAGCACTTCATCGCCGCCATGCATGCCGCCGAGCAGCGCGCGCGCGAACTGGCAATCCAGTTCGGCGCTTGA